Within Ipomoea triloba cultivar NCNSP0323 chromosome 9, ASM357664v1, the genomic segment ACTGTTCCGGGTATGTATAGTAGACCGGCGGCGGTGGAGCTCCCAAGTTTTGAGGCCCCATGTTTTGAGGGCCCGGGGGTGGAGGCCCCATGTTTTGAGGGCAGCAATCCACCGGAGCCACCGGGGGTGGCTGACAATTCACCGGATAAAGAGGAGGCGGCGGCGGCAACGGCAGCGAcggtggaggaggaggaagaaccGGCTGGTTGTTGATGCAATAAGGGTATTGGCAAATTGTGCAGTCTTTACAAGCAGTTTCATCAACATGAACATGTTCTTGAGGTTTTTCAGTGGCAGTACAAGTGCATATCAGCAAGAACCAAAGAACTAGctgtgacattttaattttccttaaatttttttGGGTAGAGACTAGAGAAAAATGATTTATAGAAAATGGTTTATGAAGGGATAGATGGAGTTTGTTTCCTATTTTCAGTACTTTGAATTGACTGGTCTTTTACTttgtatagtatagatagatatgTGCCTGCCACCTTGTTTCATCACCATTATGGGCTGACATTATGTGCACAGTGACACCTCAAAACAGTAGCATGCCACATAGCAAGCAAAtttggaattgaattgaattggagTCATGTAAGGTAAAGATGAAACGGTGTGGAATAGTACTAGTATTTTTGTGTGCAATCATGTATGTTATTTGGGATTGTACTGATAGTGTCAATATTATGGAGATAATACCTTGTGTAGTTAGACAGACTATACATAATTATACCtaacaaaaaatattagtatCAATCTGACACCTTACCAAATCCAAAAATCAATTGGGCCAGTAGGCCAGCTATGTCAAGTTTGgtgcattctttaaaaaaatccaaaatataAAGAGTATAAAATAGAGTGCAAATAGATGGGTAGGCCCAACCTCTGTCCTAAGGTTTCAGCACAAAGCATTAAGATTTGGGTTCAAATTAACATAGCTGTACAAGCCATCAAAGCCCAAATTATCATATGAATGGAGACAATACTAATATCATGGACCAAGATGTACCATGCCAATTATGATTCTTGCGTACAACCAAGCATCTCTTTTGCAATTAGTGTATTGAGTCATTTTCTTGAGAACTCTTGTGATACTCAATGGGATGTTGTTGTTCGAGTTCTAAGTATTAAGAgaggccaaagaccttgtggtctagtggcactcggttgcaccccacataggagggggtgggttcgaacatcagtggaggcgatattagttctttgtgcttcatttggttgagaaagtagctttgaacagatactacattgtaacagagtcaatagtactaaaaaaaaggtATATCAAGAGAGCACTAGGACAAGGTTTACTATATAAAAATAGAGGACATGTTCAAGTTGTTGGATATTCTGATGTAAATTGGGCCGGTTGTCTGTTTGACAGGAGCTCTTGTGTGCTCATTGGTGTTAATATGGAAAAGTAAGAAGCAAGATGTTGTTGTCATGTCCAGTGATGAAGCCCTTGCCACGTGTGAGAGTTGCAATGTGGCATTGTTGCTCAAATGACACTGATATGCCACAACCAAGCAGCTCTACACATCGCCTCAAATCCAGTTTATCATGATAAGATCAAACACATTGAGGTTGATTGCCACTTCATCAGGGAGAATATCATATCAAGTCAATTCTGCAGATCAGTTAGTTGATAGCATGTTCAATGATGTGGAAGAATAAAGGGATTCATTGTATTCAGTGTGAGGAACTGTACAGATATCTGCTATAATAAACTATTAACCTAATTGACTCATTCCTAAAAGAGCCTAGGGTTTCAACACTCCCCTTCAAGTTAGAGAGTATAAATCATatgctccaagcttgttacaaatataaccaagtacttgcagttaaaatattatgtaccttcaatttatttatatgcacATAATCTGTTAACTAAAGGGAGTAATTCTTGGATCAATTTGGTTCAaacatcaaaatttgaaatcaattatgacaaataaactatagtaatATAGAGTATTCTTTTCCTCAGCCATTCTATCTGTTTCTGAATTACAATGAACTATAATgttgtatagtatatatatcaacttttttttagtacaattgaGAAAGACGAGAGTCGAACTTGATTGTGTTTTATATGaagttgcaacttgcaagaacaataacaaaatgttaaaatggACTCAATTTCAACAGTTGCTCCAATGTCTACTTTAACCTTCTTTTCAAAGGAGAAATGGTTTAGAAATGGTCTCTGTGTGCTAACAGGGGGAATGATACAAGTATACTATCTCATTATAGTCAAACTTAACTGCTTAATCAAGACTCGTAAAACAACTTACAACTAGAAAGAGTGGAAGCACATACCTTTATACTGTTCTTTCTCATGCTAACAGGAGTGAGTGGTTGAAGTCTTTCTGAAAGTCTTCTTGAGGCCAGGTCAAAGTATTTAACATCTCATTCAATTCCATTCACTTTCTCTGCTCCTTCTTCCTCTTTCCCCAATAGATTTCTGATGTGGACTGCAAATGAACAAAACCGTGTCAAAACTCAGAAAAGAACAATTGAACAAAATTGTGCCAAGACCCCAAAAAGAACAATCTTAAACAATGGCAGATGGTGCTATAAACTTCCTACTTGAAAAGTTGGCCACCATCCTTTGCAAACAGGCTGCATTGTTGGGAGATGCGAGTGATGAAATTGAAGAAATCAGGCTTGAGTTAGAGTTCATGAGATCCTTCATAAGAGACGCAGAGAGAAGGAAAGAAAGGAGCGAGTTGGTGGAGACTTGGGTGAGGCAAGTCAGAGAAGTTTCAAACCAAGTGGAGAATATAATCGATGAGTTTGTGCATTTCAGAGAAATGCAACGCCATGGCAACGGGATCAGGAGCTTTGTTAAAAACGCCATCAATCTTCCAAGAAACATTGCGACACAGAATCATATCTCTTCCAAGTtacaaaaaatcaaggcaaaagTTCACGAAGTTTCAGAGAGAAGTAAAAGGTATGCATTTAGTCAAAACCTTGATAAGGAAAGGAGCTTCAACTTCCGCAATGACTGCTGGCAGTATAATGGAGATTTTCCCATCCTAGTTGATGAAGATGAGATTGTCGGAATGGATGAAAACAAAACTCAATTGTCTGAATTGCTGAACGAACCTGAACACCGACAAACCATTATTTCCATTGTTGGCATGGGAGGTCTTGGAAAGACTACCCTTGCAACCAAACTCTACAATGACCAAGAGGTACAGAGAGATTTTGAATGTTGTGCATGGATATCTCTGTCTCAAGCTTGTCGAATAGAAGAACTGCTACGAAGCATTGTGAGAGAACTCTTGAAAGCAGATCAGGTAAACATTCCTAACCATTTGGGATCCATGGCTTACATACAGCTTATTGAGATGCTCATCGAGTATTTGCGTAGTAGAAGGTACCTAGTTGTCCTTGATGATGTTTGGGCCATAGATCTTTGGAGTAGGATAAGAAAAGCATTCCCAGAAAACAACCTTGGAAGCCGAATTATTTTAACCACAAGAAATAAGAATGTAGCAACTTCAGTAGGACCTCGAGGCCGCTTATTTCACCTTGAGCCTCTCAATGAAGATGATGCATGGACTGTCTTTTGCAAAAAGGCATTTGCCACAGAATTGAATCATTTTTGTCCCTCGGAACTGGAAGCATTAGCTCGATCAATGCTAACAAAGTGTCAAGGATTGCCTCTCGCAATAGTTGCCATTGGTGGACTGATGTGTACGAAAGACAAGACAGTTGCAGAATGGAAGAAAGTAAATGACAGTCTAAATTGGCAACTGAGCAACAATCCCATGCTTGAAAGAGTGAAGGGCATATTAGCATTGAGTTTCAATGATCTCCCCTTCTACCTAAAATACTGTTTTTTGTATTGCTGTGTTTTCCCTGAGGGTTACCCAATCAAAAGGAAGAAACTGATCCGACTATGGGTTGATGAAGGCTTTATTATAGAAAGACAAGGGATGTTGATAGAGGAGGTAGCAGAAGATTACCTTGCAGAGCTCATTTTCCGAAGCATGAACCAAGTTACCGATGCCAATGAAGCTGGACGAGTCAAGGCCTTAAAAGTGCACGATGTTATGCGCGAGCTGGCCATAACAACAACTGAGAAGGAGAATTTCTGCATGGTATATAATGGCCAGGATTCTAGGATTGAGAGAAATACACAGAGGCTATCTCTCTCCTGCAGACAAGATAAGTTCCATGTGAGCAGGACAGTATTATGCCAGCTTCGTTCTCTGTTTGTCTTTAAAAGAGACATATGCTCTTCATTCTCGTTGAATGATATCTCGTCACATTTAAAATTCTTAAGGGTACTTGATCTACAAGGAATTTGCATTGAGAAAGTACCAAATGCATTGACTGGGCTATTTAACTTGAGGTACTTGAGCCTACGGGAAACAAAGATCAAATGTCTTCCAGAGTCAACTGAAAGACTGCAGAACCTGCAAACGCTAGATGTCAGGAATACTCATGTGGAGAGGCTACCAAGAGGTATATCCAACTTGGAAAAGTTGCGACATCTATTTGTAGGTCGCAATGATGAGAAGAAATGTGGTTTGAGGGTGCCTATCGGGATAGGGAAGTTGCAGATGTTACAAAGTCTATCTTCAATTATAGCAGATGATCAGATAATTCAGCAACTTGGATATTTGACTAACCTCAGAAGCTTAGACATTAAAGCGGTGAAAGCAGTTAATTGGCCCAAGCTCGGCACTTCAATTCAAATGCTCAAAAGCCTCCGTAGGCTAAGCATCACCGCAAGCAATGAAGAAGAGTCACTCGAGCTAGGAGACTTAATTTCAGCACCGCCATTTCTTCAGAAGCTGACATTGGTCGGACAGCTGAATGGGCTGCCTCACTGGCTAGGATCCTTACAGAACCTCACCCATTTGCACTTGGGATCATCTCTATCAGAAGAAAATATACTTTCTTGCATTGATGAACTTCCAATTCTCGTGTTCCTCGAGCTTCAAAACACATACAATGGCAAGATCCTGCACTTCAGGGCAAGAGGATTCCCCAAGCTCAACAGCCTGAAATTGTTAGAATTCGACCAATTAGAGGGTATATGTTTAGCGGAAGGCGCATTACCAAGCCTAAGGGAGCTGTATCTAATTCATTGCAAGGAATTAAAGCAGCTACCACAGGGAATTGAGCATATCGCCAGCATCCGCAAATTACATCTCGAGGAAATGCCCGAAGAGCTTATACAAAATCTGAGAATCAATGGAAGTAAGGATCAAGCAAAGGTTCAGCACATACAAACAATCAACCATGTCTACAAGATAGATCATACTCCAATACTTGAAACGCTTTCTTAGTTCAAGATCACAAGTTCGCTTTATTGTCAGTTTTCGATTCAGTTATCACCTTTCTTCAAATCTTTCCACTTCTATCTTTTAAGATTTGTACGCCTTTACTTGCTGCAAATTCCCAGCATAGATTCATACAAATAATGCCAATTAAGATTCAGAATATTCAGAATCAGATTGCACAATTAATCATAGATGAGCCTCTAACTTCATTTATGTTTCTCTGAAAGTGGTAAAACACAATTCAACATTGTCCTTTTATGTTACCAAATTGGCAATAGAGCTTAAGATTAGTTAAATAGGAGTTAGGACAACACCTAACTTACCCATCAATGCATAACTAACTTTATACCCCCTTTTACCTAATTACCTgcaattctttcattttcacCAGAGTATTCAGACCTGAACCTGCAAACCCTAAGAAACCTAGAATGAAGAGCAAATCAGAAATATTCCCAAAATCATACTAGACAATTATCTACTTCTCATAATAAGCCTTGTATTCAAAAGTACCAATAAAAAGTAcaaattttagttgaaattaagacataattctcaaaaaacatattttattaaCGAAAGCAATCGGATATTGTCGCTTAGTTCGCAAGATATGccctcaaaataaattttcagcaGCCAtctcaaaaataaagaaataaataaacaatttacaTTGTACTCCTCAGAAAGTGACACCGGTTGTTTtcttcaatcttcattcttCCTGCCAATTCAGTGAAAAAAATCTCAAATCTCTTGGCCAGCTCACCactgattttttcttttcttttttctttttttcccaaTGACCCTTTGAGTGTAAGAGGCGACTAACATGGACACGTACGTTGAGTGCAAGCCAGTCATATGAGTATGAGAGCATagtagaggtttttttttttttttttttttttttttaagtttttgtaagtgtgattaggaaaaagaaaatgtgaaaaaaaaaataaatttgacttaaataaaaattatgcgTAATACATGCGCCTGCTAGGCACACTAGTTACAGCCACGCACACGTGGCGCATCCGTCTTTGGGACCCGCAAACTGTATTTACTGTAGTAATAATCCTTCATTTGCAGTTGCACcaactctttctctctctttattttatgATCAAGCGAcataaagtaattttttttaaatagaatgtTATGAGTTTGAGCCTAATATTTTTGAGTTCTTACACCAAGCTACTAGCCTGCCAATCATATATGATACATATAAAttgtacggagtattaaaaatCATGTTTAAACTGTGTGGTGCGCCATTTGAcgtgaatatttatttttattattattattttttttttggctttatTGTTTTGGTTTGTTGGGAGGGAATAGAGAAGCACATCGAACGCCACCTGGGTACCTAGTAAGTACTGGTGCATATTcaagatactttttttttttttttttagtttctttgTCGGTTAGCTGGTTTCTTCGCAACGGTTCTGGTATTTGTCAAAACGCAAGAAATTACGCTAAAAACAGAGAAACATAGTTGTACCAAGTTTGCACGTTTCGTCGTTCCACTTCCCAGTTCTAATGGAGTAACTTCCTGGATTCAATTCCTCAGTTCTTGCTGTACAAGTCCAAGAAAATCTCTCAAAATCTTGCGGCTGGCAACTCTAGAGGTTCATCCTCCACAGGCTGTAAGTGCttcaattattttcttcccAACTTCATTTAaagtttctttaaaaaaaataaaaaattattccaTGTTATTCCCTGTGTTTGTGTGTGGGACCTGGATCaaagttttgatttttaagGTTGAAAGAGGTATATTTTGATTGTTTTGGAACATATATGATTGTATTGATCGGATATGATATGATTCCTGTTTGCAAAGAATGTTTGGTTTTGGTAATTAGGCTTTTGTTCAGAGAAGATGAAGTAGGATGTGCAAAAGGTATATATTACCTGGGAGGAAAGGGtttgttcaattaattaaacttaatgATCATTTACATCAATTGAATTCAGTGCAAGTGTGCCAGGCAGTCCATGCTTGCCCACAAAAGGCAAAATTCCTCGCCTCAAAGGGGCCCCACACCCTGACCCGACAAGATTGTGGAAGGTAACTCAAGGTGACTCAGCGACCCATTGGACCAATGCCCACATGGAGCCACTCTACAAGAGACTGAAGAGAGTGAAACTCTCACTGCGGCTGCCAGGCTTAATCCTGCGTCTTGCCTACAATGATTGCCACCCTGGAACCTGTGTGGGCCCCAGGCAGTCCAGGCTGATTGACTGGGAAAAATTCTTTGCCCAGTGTATAGTGAATTATGCTTTGTTTCTTGCTGCAAGGCATGATTGTGGCTTTAGTCAATTCTAAGTTTCCTAAAATTCGATAGGAGTATCATTAGGGAATTTTGCGGTCTGATGCTTATTAGTGATTCTTGATTGTTGAATTCGTTTTATGAATGATTTATTTTCAGGTTTGTATCTAAAATGGCGGCAATACTGGCTTCTCACAGCTGCTATTGCCGCAAGGGGGAATTGATCGACTATGGAAGAAAGGGGGATGGCCTCAGCTCTTCACTGTCAATTTCACCTTTATTTTCGTTGAATTTGAAGAGACGTTCCTGTAAGCCACCTGAAAGGGTCCATGGGTTTTTAGTGCGGATGCAACAGAGAGAGTCCCATGTGAAAAGAGGTATGAATCGTCGTCCGATTGAAATGGTACCTACAAGTGAAGTCGTGAAAGAAAGAGCACCGTCAATAAATGGAGTTGAAATAGTGAACGGTACAAAACAAGTTGTTAATGGGGCAAGCATAGTTAAGAGAGGTGCAGCTCCAGCTGttatgaaaaaaacaaaatccaaaGAGCTTCCACCCGTCGATGACCTAAAAGTTTTGCCTTCAGATGAAGGCTTCAGTTGGGCCAACGAGAATTATAATTCCATTCAAAGAAGTATAGATGTATGGTCCTTTGTTATTTCACTACGTGCGCGCGTTTTCCTAGATAATGCCAAATGGACATATGTGGGAGGCTTTGCAGAAGATAAGCAGGTGAGATTTGGTTCAATTGGGGGATTTGGGGCATTTGTTTGATCAGTCAAGTTTACTTCACTTTTGAGCTGATTTGGTTTTACGAGTTCTGAGTCTTAAGTTATTTAATTCCAGAAAAACAGAAGACGGAAAACCGCTTCATGGTTAAGGGAACGCGTGCTACAACTTGGACCTACGTTTATTAAACTCGGACAATTATCCTCAACTAGGTCTGATCTATTTCCACGTGAGTTTGTTGATGAGCTTGCCAAATTGCAGGTATAACTGTGTTTTCATAGAAGCAATCTTGATTGTaccatataaaaataattttttttttttaaaaaaaaaaacagaatcaaTCTTGATTTCTTAATCTACTGTGAAATAGTAAATATAGTACTCTTGGAAACATTTAACAGAAATAGATGGCCTTTGAATCTGATGTTTTGCGTAACGAATGTCGGCATATGATTCAGGATAGAGTTCCGGCATTCTCACCAACTAAAGCAAAAGATTTCATTAAAAAGGAGTTGGGAGTTCCGGTTGATCTTTTGTTCAAGGAATTTGAAGACCGGCCGATTGCTGCTGCTAGTCTTGGTCAGGTGTTTGTTTCATGTTTTCAACTATTTTGTATCGTGAAAGCAGCACATCGTCTAAAGtctttatttaatcaaatacgTTCTTTACAATGGATGCGTCATGCAAAAATGGATACTATTCCATAAATACGAATCGCCTCATACTGCATCGTCGTGCTGATTTTTATGTTGTGAAACTTTGATTAGGTGCACCGTGCTGTCTTGCATGATGGAGAAAAAGTCGTCGTGAAAGTTCAGAGACCTGGTTTGAAAAAGCTATTCGACATTGATCTGAGTGAGTCCTAATGTCCTATGAAACCGGATATACCGTTCCGTTGGTTGGCAACACGTTTTGACTTCCCTTCGTGCAGGAAATCTCAAATTAATTGCTGAGTACTTTCAGAATAGTGAAACGCTCGGTGGGCCATCCAGAGACTGGATAGGAATTTATGAAGAATGTTCCAAGTGAGTGAGCGAAAACACTAGTTTTAGTTCTTCGTCATATAAAGTAACTTGACTAGCTAATATTGCTCTCGTTTGCTTTCATGAAATTTCAGGATATTGTACGAGGAAATAGATTATATAAACGAAGGGAAGAATGCTGACAGATTTCGACGGGACTTTCGAAACATTAAATGGGTCCGAATACCTGTATGTTTCCTtccaaaaaaactaatttttttttttggtttagtttCCTTTTCTCCAACTAATTATACGTAACtaaatttgcttcttttttcCCCACTCCAGTTGGTGTACTGGGATTATACCGCAACGAAGGTGTTGACACTTGAGTATGTTCCAGGTATATTTTAGAAACTAACTTATCGTAATTATTGTGTCACGGGAGCATTACATTGTCTAGTTAGGTAAAGCAGTTGCACCACGGGGGGCTTAatcattgaatttatttataaccTAATGAGCAGGGGTAAAGATCAACTCGTTGGATGCGATAGAAGCACGCGGTTTTAGCCGATCTCGGATATCATCTCGAGCAATTGAAGCCTATTTAATTCAGGTGTGTTGTCTAACTTCTGGTGGACAAATGTTATTCCCTTCGTTACGTTGAATAATTTTCTGATTCTTGTTATGCAGATACTAAGGACAGGGTTTTTCCATGCTGATCCCCACCCGGGAAATCTTGCTATAGATGTCGATGAAGCTCTAATCTACTATGACTTTGGTATGATGGGAGAGATTAAGAACTTTACAAGAGAGAGGCTCCTCGGAATTTTCTATGCTGTTTATGAAAAGGACGCAAAAAAGGTCTACAAGTCTTCACTTTGATACTccgatattattattattgttattattatagtcTTTGTTATACACAAAGATTGAATGGATTCTTCTCGGTGCATTAGCTAAGATTTGAATGCTTCATAAACAGGTTATGCAAGGTCTCATTGATCTTGGAGCGCTTCAACCCACCGGAGACATGTCATCCGTATGTTACAAAACCGCAAAATGGAAATTTTCTAGATAAAATTTTGTCTTGAAGTGTGAACAAGTTTCTATAAAATGACCAATTTTTTGGCATGCCTACTGCTTCTCAGGTGAGGAGATCGGTGCAGTTTTTCTTGGATAATTTGTTAGATCAAAGGCCTGATCAACAACAGACACTATCAGCAATTGGCGaggtattatgaaattttagttCTGCACCCGGATAGAAATTCGTTCTTCTCTATAGGAATTAAACGGTATTTTGATTGATGAGTACATAAATACTTTTATTCAAGTTTTCCGGTCAACCGTTACTATTGCATTAATAATTCCTTCACACTTTAGTTCCGCTTGCCATTGCATGCATCACAATTTCACACTGGAAAGCTCTGCAGGATTTGTTTGCTATCGCGTTAGACCAACCATTCCGGTTCCCATCCACCTTCACTTTTGTCTTGAGGGCATTTTCAACGCTTGAAggttctttctctctctctctctctctctctctctctctgtctccctctccctctccctctcacacacacatattaaaCGTAGAAAACTGGGGCAATTTGAACTAAATTGGTTAGGCAGTTTACTTGGTAACTGCAAGGTTACAAATTCGATTCCCAACAggtattggccttcttggtttgagtcagtcagctatgggcaacctaggctggtttaacTCCTCGTGGTCCTTTGCCCTAGGTTGACCTCCTTCTTTGTTCTGGTCCTTTGCCCGCTAGGGTCACAAGGAAAGTGCATACCCTCAGGTAGTGGTTGCGGGTTtcactcgtcactcaaaaaTATAGAAAACTGTGTGGTGGCTTTGATGACCACGCAATAACGCAGCATATAGTATTATTTCTACGAGAACAAGCTTACAAGAACCCTGCTTTATTATACCGTCTTTTGCATTTCTACAGGCATTGGCTACAATCTGGACCCAGATTTTTCTTTTGCTAAGATTGCCGCCCCATATGCACAGGTTTACAATATTTGCGTGAATTATTGCATTCCATTCACACACCCGCAGCTAAATGCTACTGACCAACACTGAGAAAGTACCTATGGATTCTTGGCAtctaaaattctaattttacatTCAGGAGCTCTTAGATTTAAGACAGAAGCAACGGAGCGGAACACAACTTGTTCAGGAAATAAGGAAACAAGCCGACGATGTGCCTATCCacctctttcttctccttcatATTGATTAAGAACCTTAATTTTTAacagaataataatatattgcaGGCAAGGTCATACACCATATCGATGCCTTACAGAGTTCAGAGGATCGAGGAGTTTGTGAAACAACTTGAATCTGGAGATTTGAAGCTCCGAGTTCGAGTCCTCGAGgtaattgttcaatttttcAGAACTAGTTTATGGGTTCTACTGATGATTTTTGGAGATAACTACTGAAATTTCATGACTGAACTTATCTTATATTGCCTGTTGCCAATGAGCATGAAATTCAAGTGTAATGAACATTCCTTGGAACTGCAATGAGCATTCATCACTTTGAGGCTCATAATTTTCGTGAGCCCAAAGTCATGATAGACATAACTTAACTTCCCGGCTCATTTGATTTTCTGACATTTACAACCACGATAACCATATCAGTCTGAAAGAGCGGCTCGCAAGGCAACCATACTACAAATGGCAACCATGTACACGGTTTTAGGCGGCACGCTACTCAACGTGGGCATAACATTCAGCAGCCAAGGCAATCAAATGTTTGCCAATGGAACATTCGTTGGTGCAGGTGAAAAACAACGTTTCCATCTGAGAGATTTCGTCTTTCATGTTTTATGTATCCTTACATTTCCTACTGCAAATGTTAACCTTAACACTTTTGTTTGCAGGTGTTTTTCTAACTCTGCTCATTAGGTCCATGCAGAGGGTGAAGAGACTTGAgaaatttgagaaaatgatttgattttagattttattatttttgtataaatatcaTTCAATTTGTGTAGAATTTTATTTCTCTATAAATATGATGCAATGATTTCTTTGCTAATATGGGACAAGTTGGTAAATGGGGAACGATGGTGCTGGACAATCTTACAATCGACGTGATGGACTTGCTCCGGCTTGGTGTTGCTGGGGAGAGGAGAGAAGCCAACCATGGCTTCTTCGGCATGTATATTGTTTGGACCTGGATCCACCTTGCGAAGTGTATCTATACACAActtacatattaaatattcataatttatcttttaagaatttataatttgtatctacgactacgaacacacaatgttaacatatattattttgttttgtattcgCAAGTTCTTGGTAgtcaattttaatattaaaaatataaaatttaatctttttaaaatttagtacagTGGTTATGTGTTTTAACTtagaaatacaattttaaaatttagtacagTGGTTATGTGTTTTAACTTAGaaatacaattttatatataggtGATAGCTTCtacttatatttttttattttatgctaaCATTACCAAGGTGGCAGATCTTATTATCCTTAATTCTTCCACATGGAACGAGCCCCTCATCGCATCTCTGTTTGGTCAAGCTGTCACTGCTTCAATTCTGAGTATTCCATTATCTGATTCACGATCAGTGGACAGAATCTTGTGGACTGAAGATGTAAAAGGCATCTATACTGTCAAAAGCTGCTACAACTCCCTAATGGGTAACTTGGATCTCTCTCAATCTCCATGCTGGACAAAATTCTGGTCACTTATGCTCCCTCCAAAGATCAAGACTTTCTTTTGGCAGCTCTGTTCCTCTTCTCTTCCGACACATGATATTCTTAAATCCAAGATGGTTCATGTCCCAGATGTTTGTCAAATCTGTAACCATGAGGAAGAATATGCATTTCATCTTTTCATAAAATGTCCTCTTGCTCGTGATTGCTGGGATATCATCGGTGGGATTGACTATGTTTCCAGTCCCTCCCTCATTGACTGGCTGAACCTTATTTTCTCCACAAAATC encodes:
- the LOC116029168 gene encoding pollen-specific leucine-rich repeat extensin-like protein 4, which gives rise to MSQLVLWFLLICTCTATEKPQEHVHVDETACKDCTICQYPYCINNQPVLPPPPPSLPLPPPPPLYPVNCQPPPVAPVDCCPQNMGPPPPGPQNMGPQNLGAPPPPVYYTYPEQSAASEPPLMEPRTSLFSWFVGSLPILMAVVFQGA
- the LOC116029169 gene encoding disease resistance protein RPM1-like, whose translation is MADGAINFLLEKLATILCKQAALLGDASDEIEEIRLELEFMRSFIRDAERRKERSELVETWVRQVREVSNQVENIIDEFVHFREMQRHGNGIRSFVKNAINLPRNIATQNHISSKLQKIKAKVHEVSERSKRYAFSQNLDKERSFNFRNDCWQYNGDFPILVDEDEIVGMDENKTQLSELLNEPEHRQTIISIVGMGGLGKTTLATKLYNDQEVQRDFECCAWISLSQACRIEELLRSIVRELLKADQVNIPNHLGSMAYIQLIEMLIEYLRSRRYLVVLDDVWAIDLWSRIRKAFPENNLGSRIILTTRNKNVATSVGPRGRLFHLEPLNEDDAWTVFCKKAFATELNHFCPSELEALARSMLTKCQGLPLAIVAIGGLMCTKDKTVAEWKKVNDSLNWQLSNNPMLERVKGILALSFNDLPFYLKYCFLYCCVFPEGYPIKRKKLIRLWVDEGFIIERQGMLIEEVAEDYLAELIFRSMNQVTDANEAGRVKALKVHDVMRELAITTTEKENFCMVYNGQDSRIERNTQRLSLSCRQDKFHVSRTVLCQLRSLFVFKRDICSSFSLNDISSHLKFLRVLDLQGICIEKVPNALTGLFNLRYLSLRETKIKCLPESTERLQNLQTLDVRNTHVERLPRGISNLEKLRHLFVGRNDEKKCGLRVPIGIGKLQMLQSLSSIIADDQIIQQLGYLTNLRSLDIKAVKAVNWPKLGTSIQMLKSLRRLSITASNEEESLELGDLISAPPFLQKLTLVGQLNGLPHWLGSLQNLTHLHLGSSLSEENILSCIDELPILVFLELQNTYNGKILHFRARGFPKLNSLKLLEFDQLEGICLAEGALPSLRELYLIHCKELKQLPQGIEHIASIRKLHLEEMPEELIQNLRINGSKDQAKVQHIQTINHVYKIDHTPILETLS
- the LOC116029995 gene encoding protein ACTIVITY OF BC1 COMPLEX KINASE 7, chloroplastic, encoding MAAILASHSCYCRKGELIDYGRKGDGLSSSLSISPLFSLNLKRRSCKPPERVHGFLVRMQQRESHVKRGMNRRPIEMVPTSEVVKERAPSINGVEIVNGTKQVVNGASIVKRGAAPAVMKKTKSKELPPVDDLKVLPSDEGFSWANENYNSIQRSIDVWSFVISLRARVFLDNAKWTYVGGFAEDKQKNRRRKTASWLRERVLQLGPTFIKLGQLSSTRSDLFPREFVDELAKLQDRVPAFSPTKAKDFIKKELGVPVDLLFKEFEDRPIAAASLGQVHRAVLHDGEKVVVKVQRPGLKKLFDIDLRNLKLIAEYFQNSETLGGPSRDWIGIYEECSKILYEEIDYINEGKNADRFRRDFRNIKWVRIPLVYWDYTATKVLTLEYVPGVKINSLDAIEARGFSRSRISSRAIEAYLIQILRTGFFHADPHPGNLAIDVDEALIYYDFGMMGEIKNFTRERLLGIFYAVYEKDAKKVMQGLIDLGALQPTGDMSSVRRSVQFFLDNLLDQRPDQQQTLSAIGEDLFAIALDQPFRFPSTFTFVLRAFSTLEGIGYNLDPDFSFAKIAAPYAQELLDLRQKQRSGTQLVQEIRKQADDARSYTISMPYRVQRIEEFVKQLESGDLKLRVRVLESERAARKATILQMATMYTVLGGTLLNVGITFSSQGNQMFANGTFVGAGVFLTLLIRSMQRVKRLEKFEKMI